The proteins below are encoded in one region of Pseudoalteromonas ulvae UL12:
- the lepA gene encoding translation elongation factor 4 codes for MKHIRNFSIIAHIDHGKSTLSDRLIQFCGGLTDREMQAQVLDSMDIERERGITIKAQSVTLDYKANDGETYQLNFIDTPGHVDFSYEVSRSLAACEGALLVVDAGQGVEAQTVANCYTAIEMDLEVIPVLNKIDLPQAEPERVAEEIEEIVGIDAMDAVQCSAKTGVGIQDVLETIVAQVPPPVGEAEKPLQALIIDSWFDPYQGVVSLVRIKHGELRTGEKIKIMSNGQVHNADKVGIFTPKQKETKILRTGEVGFIIAGIKEIHGAPVGDTITVARNGAESALPGFKKVQPQVYAGVYPISSDDYENFRDALSKLSLNDASLFYEPESSTALGFGFRCGFLGMLHMEIIQERLEREYDMDLITTAPTVVYEIELKNGDVIQIDSPSNLPSISNIAEIREPIVEANILVPQEYLGNVITLCVEKRGMQTKMAYHGKQVALTYHLPMAEVVMDFFDRLKSTSRGFASLDYNFIHFTPSKMERVDILINGERVDALAIICHHESAQSRGRQLAEALKELIPRQQFDIAIQAAIGAHVIARTTIKQLRKNVIAKCYGGDVSRKKKLLQKQKEGKKRMKQVGNVEVPQEAFLAILKVGK; via the coding sequence ATGAAGCATATCCGTAACTTTTCAATTATTGCCCACATCGATCACGGGAAATCAACCCTGTCAGATCGTTTGATACAGTTCTGTGGTGGTTTAACAGACCGAGAAATGCAAGCTCAGGTTCTAGACTCAATGGACATTGAGCGCGAACGTGGTATCACAATCAAAGCCCAATCGGTCACTTTAGACTACAAAGCGAATGATGGTGAAACGTACCAATTAAACTTTATCGACACGCCTGGACATGTTGACTTTTCTTATGAAGTTTCTCGTTCTCTTGCTGCATGTGAAGGGGCGTTACTGGTTGTTGATGCTGGACAAGGTGTAGAAGCACAAACTGTTGCAAACTGTTATACCGCGATTGAGATGGATCTTGAAGTAATCCCTGTTTTGAATAAAATCGATTTACCACAGGCTGAGCCTGAGCGTGTTGCAGAAGAGATTGAAGAAATTGTCGGCATCGATGCGATGGATGCAGTACAGTGTTCTGCAAAAACGGGCGTTGGTATTCAAGATGTACTTGAGACTATCGTCGCGCAAGTGCCTCCTCCGGTTGGTGAAGCTGAAAAGCCACTTCAAGCACTAATTATTGATTCATGGTTTGACCCATACCAAGGGGTTGTATCATTAGTGCGTATTAAGCACGGTGAGCTGCGTACAGGCGAAAAAATCAAGATCATGTCTAATGGTCAAGTCCATAATGCTGATAAAGTGGGAATTTTCACACCAAAGCAAAAAGAGACCAAAATTTTACGTACCGGTGAAGTTGGCTTTATTATTGCGGGCATTAAAGAAATCCATGGTGCACCAGTGGGTGATACTATCACGGTTGCGCGTAATGGCGCTGAAAGTGCGTTACCAGGATTTAAAAAGGTACAACCACAGGTTTATGCGGGTGTGTATCCAATTTCATCAGACGACTATGAAAACTTCCGTGATGCATTATCAAAATTAAGCCTCAATGACGCATCATTATTTTACGAGCCAGAAAGCTCAACAGCGTTAGGATTTGGTTTCCGCTGTGGTTTCCTTGGTATGTTGCACATGGAAATCATCCAAGAACGTCTTGAGCGCGAATACGACATGGATCTGATCACGACAGCACCGACTGTAGTGTATGAGATTGAGCTTAAAAACGGTGATGTTATTCAAATTGATAGTCCGTCTAACTTACCGTCAATTAGTAATATTGCTGAAATCCGTGAGCCTATCGTTGAAGCAAATATCCTTGTTCCACAAGAATATTTGGGTAATGTTATTACGTTATGTGTTGAGAAACGTGGTATGCAGACCAAAATGGCTTATCACGGTAAGCAGGTTGCGTTAACGTATCACCTTCCAATGGCAGAAGTGGTGATGGATTTCTTTGACCGCTTAAAATCAACCAGTCGTGGTTTTGCGTCACTCGATTACAACTTTATTCACTTCACACCATCAAAAATGGAACGCGTGGATATATTGATTAATGGTGAAAGAGTCGATGCGTTGGCCATTATTTGTCACCATGAAAGTGCGCAATCGCGAGGCCGTCAATTAGCTGAAGCGTTAAAAGAACTGATCCCTCGTCAGCAATTTGATATCGCTATTCAAGCTGCTATCGGTGCACATGTTATTGCTCGTACTACGATAAAACAGTTGCGTAAGAACGTAATTGCAAAATGTTACGGTGGTGATGTGAGTCGTAAGAAGAAACTTTTACAAAAACAAAAAGAAGGTAAAAAGCGCATGAAACAAGTTGGTAATGTTGAAGTGCCGCAAGAAGCCTTTTTAGCAATCCTCAAAGTAGGTAAATAA
- a CDS encoding SoxR reducing system RseC family protein, translated as MIEETLTVKATNGLVAFLLPEEKKACEGCNGKCGSQVFAKLFDTKKADFEYKFDVPLSVGQKVVLALDERHLVKTSLMIYLLPLLFAISSAIFAAEVMQWVEFYQILLAALGGFVGYLIAKSHLRSVKHHIEVVKIYPNSLPVTQIDGD; from the coding sequence ATGATAGAAGAAACACTGACAGTAAAAGCCACCAATGGTTTGGTGGCTTTCTTACTTCCTGAAGAAAAGAAAGCCTGTGAAGGCTGCAATGGTAAATGTGGTTCGCAAGTTTTTGCGAAGTTATTTGATACCAAAAAAGCTGATTTTGAATATAAATTCGATGTCCCATTATCTGTCGGTCAGAAGGTGGTGCTTGCATTAGATGAGCGCCATTTAGTCAAAACATCGCTTATGATTTATTTATTGCCACTTTTATTTGCGATTAGTAGCGCTATTTTTGCTGCTGAAGTTATGCAGTGGGTCGAGTTTTATCAAATATTACTTGCTGCGCTCGGTGGCTTTGTTGGTTATTTGATAGCCAAATCCCATTTGAGATCAGTTAAACATCATATTGAAGTTGTAAAAATTTACCCAAATAGCTTACCTGTGACGCAAATAGATGGTGATTAG
- a CDS encoding MucB/RseB C-terminal domain-containing protein: MRTIALFLSLLFVVTPVYAIEDESAKTLLENMAHTVHQSNFDASFVVVKGNAMEPYRWRHGQHQGTELEHLSLLNGAGLEIIRINDKVTYFEPQTPAYSINARSIAGPIPDVLFHNINSLEGNYNFILGGKGRIAGRSAQLIRIESKDNSKYNYWIWLDSQSSLVLKAAYVNQQGEIVEQLQLTNVTFSEQPALELIEMSQKEFPTPLPQPEASTDLGNWQIGWVPAGFNLVKSDRHNLNLNNELADYYLFSDGLVEVSVFIQRPLSNNRRSTALTSGATTVFVHNAQGFDVSVVGNIPISTAKSIAESVQRPSP; this comes from the coding sequence ATGAGAACCATCGCCTTATTTTTATCGCTATTATTTGTTGTCACACCTGTTTATGCCATTGAAGATGAAAGCGCCAAAACTCTATTAGAGAATATGGCGCATACGGTCCATCAAAGTAACTTTGATGCTTCGTTTGTCGTAGTAAAAGGCAATGCAATGGAACCTTATCGTTGGCGTCATGGCCAACATCAAGGCACTGAATTAGAACATTTAAGCTTACTCAATGGTGCTGGATTAGAAATTATCCGTATCAATGATAAGGTGACTTACTTTGAGCCTCAAACACCCGCTTATTCTATTAATGCACGCTCAATAGCAGGCCCCATTCCTGATGTTCTGTTCCATAATATCAATTCGTTAGAGGGAAATTATAATTTTATCCTTGGTGGTAAAGGCCGAATAGCTGGTCGCTCTGCACAGTTGATTCGAATTGAATCTAAAGATAATAGTAAGTACAACTATTGGATTTGGCTTGATTCGCAGTCTTCTTTAGTTTTAAAAGCGGCTTATGTGAATCAACAAGGTGAGATTGTGGAACAACTACAATTAACCAATGTAACGTTTTCAGAGCAACCTGCATTAGAGTTGATTGAAATGAGTCAGAAGGAGTTTCCAACTCCCTTACCTCAACCTGAGGCTTCGACAGATTTAGGCAATTGGCAAATAGGCTGGGTGCCAGCAGGGTTTAATTTAGTTAAATCAGATCGTCATAATTTAAATTTAAACAATGAATTAGCTGATTATTATTTATTTAGTGATGGGTTAGTAGAGGTGTCGGTCTTTATTCAGCGTCCTTTATCTAATAATCGGCGCAGTACAGCATTAACATCGGGAGCCACGACAGTTTTTGTCCATAATGCGCAAGGCTTTGATGTATCAGTTGTTGGTAATATTCCCATCAGTACCGCAAAAAGCATTGCTGAGTCAGTACAAAGACCAAGCCCATGA
- a CDS encoding sigma-E factor negative regulatory protein, translating to MTKAHSTEKEHLSALFDGEAQLNDLKFTEHERETFERYALLGDVVRAKPEQDIFIDIADKVAAQLESEPVYGDFSANKTQQNSVDTSNKTGDSNVVSINWKKPLGQIAIAASVAMFAIVGLQTLPGSNESTQGEAVPMFQTTPVGGGFASPVSYSTEPALENAKQGLRELQQQRIGALVLEHQRQARIATQAQVVDNEDTQSAKDSN from the coding sequence ATGACCAAAGCACACTCTACAGAAAAAGAGCATTTATCGGCTTTGTTTGATGGCGAAGCGCAATTAAATGACTTGAAATTCACAGAGCACGAGCGTGAAACATTTGAACGTTATGCGCTATTGGGCGACGTTGTTCGAGCTAAGCCCGAGCAGGACATATTTATTGATATCGCAGATAAAGTTGCAGCGCAATTAGAGTCAGAGCCTGTCTATGGTGACTTTTCAGCGAACAAAACTCAGCAAAATTCTGTTGATACATCAAATAAGACAGGTGACTCGAACGTTGTGTCAATCAATTGGAAAAAGCCCCTTGGACAAATTGCGATCGCAGCCAGTGTTGCGATGTTTGCCATTGTCGGCCTTCAAACTTTACCTGGCTCAAACGAATCTACGCAAGGTGAAGCGGTGCCAATGTTTCAAACCACACCTGTCGGTGGTGGCTTTGCTTCTCCGGTTAGTTATTCAACCGAGCCTGCGCTTGAAAATGCCAAACAAGGTTTAAGAGAGTTACAACAACAGCGAATTGGTGCATTAGTGTTAGAACACCAGCGTCAAGCACGCATTGCAACTCAAGCACAAGTTGTTGATAATGAAGATACTCAGAGCGCCAAGGATTCAAATTAA
- the rpoE gene encoding RNA polymerase sigma factor RpoE: MSEQELDLALVQRVQQGDKNAFNLLVRKYQNKVASLISRYVSNQSDVADVAQEAFIKAYRALPGFRGESAFYTWLYRIAVNCAKNYLVAQGRKPPANDVDAEEAELYDSGSAMRSNATPENLLLSDEVKNVIYDAINNLPEDLKTAITLRELEGMSYEDIAVVMDCPVGTVRSRIFRAREAVDLKLNPLINNA, translated from the coding sequence ATGAGCGAGCAGGAATTAGACTTAGCACTTGTGCAAAGAGTGCAGCAGGGTGATAAAAACGCCTTTAACTTGCTAGTCAGGAAATATCAAAACAAAGTAGCCAGTTTGATTTCTCGATATGTATCAAACCAAAGCGATGTGGCAGATGTAGCACAAGAAGCGTTTATTAAAGCGTACCGTGCATTACCCGGCTTTAGAGGAGAAAGTGCGTTTTACACATGGTTATATAGAATAGCTGTGAACTGCGCTAAAAATTATCTTGTTGCTCAAGGTCGCAAACCGCCTGCGAATGATGTCGATGCCGAAGAGGCGGAACTTTATGATAGCGGCTCAGCAATGCGTTCAAATGCAACGCCTGAGAATTTGTTACTGAGTGATGAAGTAAAAAACGTAATTTACGATGCAATCAATAATTTACCTGAAGATTTAAAAACCGCGATTACCTTGCGGGAATTAGAGGGGATGAGCTATGAAGATATAGCTGTTGTTATGGATTGTCCGGTTGGTACTGTGCGTTCGAGGATTTTTAGAGCGCGAGAAGCAGTCGATTTAAAATTAAACCCACTAATTAATAATGCATAG
- the nadB gene encoding L-aspartate oxidase — protein MNQKKNHSTDVAIIGSGAAGLTLALTLANHCNVTVISKGPLTEGSTLYAQGGIAAVFDKDDSVESHVEDTLDAGAGLCDREAVHYTASNAKRCMQWLIDQGVPFDMEHDKQGKERYHLTREGGHSHRRILHAADATGKAVQTTLIDRVKEHSNITLLEKYNAIDLVTDAKLNQSGQRCHGVYVWNRQAEQVETLNAKFVALATGGASKVYLYTSNPDVASGDGIAMAWRAGCSVANMEFNQFHPTSLYHPELQNFLITEAMRGEGAYLLRPDGSRFMPDFDKRAELAPRDIVARAIDFEMKRLGANCVYLDISHKDNDFIIEHFPTIYAKCLSVGLDITKEPIPVVPAAHYTCGGVVTDFNGKTDLENLYAIGEVAYTGLHGANRMASNSLLECIVFAQAAAEDIITKLATSPEVSSLPEWDESRVANSDEEVVITHNWHELRLFMWDYVGIVRTTKRLERAQRRIELLQQEIEEYYTHFRVSNNLLELRNLAQVAELIIRCALARKESRGLHYTLDYPQLAPNPKPTVLKP, from the coding sequence ATGAACCAAAAAAAAAACCACTCTACTGATGTCGCAATTATTGGCAGCGGCGCTGCTGGGCTAACTTTAGCACTTACCTTAGCGAATCATTGTAATGTCACTGTGATCAGTAAAGGCCCATTAACTGAAGGCTCGACGCTATATGCTCAAGGCGGAATTGCCGCGGTGTTTGACAAAGATGACAGTGTGGAATCACATGTAGAGGATACTCTTGATGCAGGTGCCGGCTTATGTGACCGAGAGGCTGTGCATTATACGGCGAGCAATGCAAAACGCTGTATGCAATGGTTAATTGACCAAGGTGTCCCCTTCGATATGGAGCACGATAAACAAGGTAAAGAGCGTTATCACTTGACCCGAGAAGGCGGCCATAGCCATCGACGTATTTTGCATGCAGCAGATGCTACTGGCAAAGCGGTGCAAACCACCCTTATTGATCGCGTTAAAGAACATAGCAACATCACCTTGCTCGAAAAGTACAACGCCATCGATTTAGTGACCGATGCAAAATTAAATCAATCTGGCCAACGTTGCCATGGTGTGTATGTGTGGAATCGCCAAGCTGAGCAAGTTGAAACATTAAATGCCAAATTTGTCGCTTTAGCGACTGGCGGGGCAAGTAAAGTGTATTTATACACATCAAACCCAGATGTGGCTTCTGGCGATGGCATCGCGATGGCTTGGCGCGCAGGATGTAGTGTTGCCAATATGGAATTTAACCAATTTCACCCTACCAGTTTATATCATCCTGAATTACAAAATTTTTTGATTACCGAAGCAATGCGAGGTGAAGGTGCGTATTTACTGAGACCTGACGGCTCACGTTTTATGCCTGACTTTGATAAACGCGCAGAGTTGGCACCTCGTGATATTGTAGCCCGCGCCATCGACTTTGAAATGAAACGACTCGGTGCTAATTGTGTTTATTTAGATATTTCTCATAAAGACAATGACTTTATTATCGAACACTTCCCGACAATCTATGCAAAATGCCTCAGTGTTGGTTTAGACATTACAAAAGAGCCCATTCCTGTTGTTCCTGCGGCACATTATACCTGCGGAGGGGTGGTTACCGACTTTAATGGTAAAACCGACCTAGAGAATCTATATGCAATTGGCGAAGTGGCCTACACCGGATTACATGGCGCTAATCGCATGGCGAGTAACTCGCTGCTAGAATGCATCGTATTTGCTCAAGCCGCCGCTGAAGACATCATCACAAAATTGGCCACAAGCCCAGAAGTCAGTTCCTTACCTGAATGGGATGAAAGCCGCGTTGCTAACTCAGATGAAGAAGTTGTGATCACACACAATTGGCACGAACTTCGACTGTTTATGTGGGATTATGTAGGCATTGTCCGTACCACCAAGCGACTGGAGCGGGCGCAACGTCGAATCGAGTTATTACAACAAGAAATTGAAGAATATTATACGCACTTCAGAGTCAGCAATAACTTATTAGAGCTTCGTAACCTAGCGCAAGTTGCTGAGTTAATTATTCGCTGTGCACTGGCCCGAAAAGAGAGTCGAGGATTGCATTACACACTTGATTACCCTCAATTAGCGCCAAACCCTAAGCCTACAGTCTTAAAACCTTAA
- a CDS encoding FAD assembly factor SdhE has product MIQLDNKARLRWACRRGMLELDVLLMPFVEQGYDALTEADKYIFQRLLSQEDPELFAWFMGHETSSDSELDYMVKLILNRVRV; this is encoded by the coding sequence ATGATACAGTTAGATAATAAAGCGCGATTGCGTTGGGCTTGTCGCCGAGGCATGTTAGAACTTGATGTGCTATTAATGCCATTTGTTGAACAAGGCTATGATGCGTTAACTGAAGCTGATAAGTATATTTTTCAGCGCTTATTGAGTCAGGAAGACCCTGAATTATTTGCGTGGTTTATGGGCCATGAAACGTCGAGTGATTCAGAGTTAGATTATATGGTTAAACTTATTTTAAACCGAGTTCGTGTATAG
- the ygfZ gene encoding tRNA-modifying protein YgfZ: protein MSQIYACQLSDKLIELTGADKKSYLHGQITQDINLLKEDNFLWAGHCSGKGKLWAVSKLFSFEDSYLNILSSDELSASLPELKKYAVFAKVTIAETTEYQLIGLYGDDLQPVLDQMGIEFVGNAATFSYGKALKLSEQRVILCLSKTLPESLTSLFTWREDDSEWQSLSIKDGEPRLNHTAVGEYVPQMVNLQAIGGISFTKGCYTGQETVARMKYLGKNKRAMFVLSAPGQTASLAEEIEQQVSENWRRAGKVIASAYHAPSDTSYLLAVMPNDIEQDAALRSKQESPERVTIEPLPYTLSDN from the coding sequence ATGTCTCAAATTTATGCATGCCAACTCAGTGATAAACTCATCGAATTGACTGGCGCCGATAAAAAATCGTATCTGCACGGACAAATAACCCAAGATATCAATTTACTTAAAGAAGATAACTTTCTTTGGGCTGGGCACTGTAGCGGAAAGGGAAAACTTTGGGCTGTTTCAAAGTTATTTAGTTTTGAAGACAGCTACTTAAATATACTTTCTTCTGATGAGCTATCAGCCAGCTTACCGGAATTAAAAAAGTACGCCGTATTTGCAAAAGTCACCATCGCAGAAACAACTGAATATCAACTTATTGGCTTGTATGGCGATGACTTACAACCTGTACTTGACCAAATGGGTATTGAGTTTGTTGGTAACGCCGCGACATTCTCTTATGGCAAAGCGCTTAAGCTCAGTGAGCAACGAGTGATTTTATGCCTCAGCAAAACCCTACCGGAATCACTTACAAGTCTGTTTACGTGGCGTGAGGATGACAGCGAATGGCAAAGCTTATCCATTAAAGATGGCGAGCCTAGATTAAACCATACAGCTGTTGGTGAATACGTGCCACAAATGGTTAACTTACAAGCTATTGGTGGGATCAGCTTTACAAAAGGTTGTTACACAGGACAAGAAACTGTCGCCCGAATGAAATATCTGGGTAAAAACAAACGTGCGATGTTCGTGTTAAGCGCACCAGGCCAAACAGCCAGTTTGGCAGAAGAAATTGAACAACAAGTATCCGAAAACTGGCGCAGAGCTGGCAAAGTTATCGCTTCAGCCTACCACGCACCATCAGATACCAGCTATTTATTGGCGGTTATGCCAAACGATATTGAACAAGACGCAGCATTGAGATCCAAACAAGAATCTCCTGAGCGCGTAACAATCGAACCCCTACCCTACACACTCAGCGACAATTAA
- a CDS encoding FKBP-type peptidyl-prolyl cis-trans isomerase: MKIAQNSVVKMHYSVIDKEGTAIDSSFDDEPLELIIGSGFLIPGLENALIDKEVGNTFTVTVPPSEGYGERQDGLMQAVPKSMFEGIELEVGMQFRATTDDGEETVIVLEIQGDDVLVDGNHPLSGIELTFDVEILEVREATADELAHGHVHSAGGCGHSH, encoded by the coding sequence ATGAAAATCGCACAAAACTCAGTAGTAAAAATGCATTATTCAGTCATCGACAAAGAAGGCACAGCAATCGATAGTTCATTTGACGATGAGCCACTGGAACTCATTATTGGTTCTGGGTTTCTGATCCCTGGCCTTGAAAATGCCTTAATCGATAAAGAAGTAGGCAATACTTTCACGGTTACCGTTCCTCCTTCTGAAGGGTATGGAGAGCGTCAAGATGGCTTGATGCAAGCTGTACCTAAATCAATGTTTGAAGGTATTGAACTTGAAGTGGGAATGCAATTTAGAGCAACAACAGATGACGGCGAAGAAACTGTTATTGTGCTTGAAATTCAAGGTGATGATGTACTGGTAGATGGCAATCACCCACTATCTGGCATCGAATTAACGTTTGATGTTGAAATTCTTGAAGTAAGAGAAGCCACAGCAGATGAACTAGCTCATGGTCATGTGCACAGTGCTGGCGGATGTGGTCATAGCCACTAA
- a CDS encoding DUF481 domain-containing protein: MMKYWLVFIFCLSASAYAKDPFEDFSEYGKFDESDIHTKHQGDLFYGDTEFGFILTSGNTDSTTAKLKANIYQDLEFWRNQFKFDSLFKRDVDEPTQEAKTTASRVFGSLQGNYKLGNQEESFFVYGDYENDRFNGFSYKYTIASGYGNRLLSLKKDKVDFDIGPGLSAQKNLDGSAQTGYLLRLALQWERVVSKSTRFNQDISYEQSLSGLSSRLKSETALISRMSEALSVKFSYLYRYNSQPEEGKLSYDAETSASLVYYFN; this comes from the coding sequence ATGATGAAGTACTGGTTGGTTTTTATTTTTTGTTTGAGTGCATCTGCGTATGCAAAAGACCCATTTGAAGATTTTTCTGAATATGGCAAGTTTGATGAATCTGATATTCATACTAAACACCAAGGGGATTTGTTTTACGGTGATACTGAATTTGGGTTTATTCTGACCAGTGGAAACACTGATTCTACTACGGCAAAATTAAAAGCTAATATTTATCAAGATTTAGAATTTTGGCGCAATCAGTTCAAGTTTGACAGTTTATTCAAACGCGATGTTGATGAACCAACACAAGAAGCCAAAACCACGGCATCCCGTGTTTTTGGATCCTTGCAAGGCAATTACAAGCTAGGTAATCAAGAAGAATCATTTTTTGTGTACGGTGATTATGAAAATGACCGTTTTAATGGTTTTTCATATAAATACACCATTGCTTCTGGCTATGGTAATCGCCTCCTCAGCCTCAAAAAAGACAAAGTTGATTTCGATATCGGACCTGGCTTGAGTGCGCAGAAAAACTTAGATGGTAGCGCGCAAACAGGCTATCTACTGCGCTTGGCGTTACAATGGGAAAGAGTTGTTTCCAAGTCTACTCGTTTTAACCAAGATATAAGTTACGAGCAGTCACTGTCGGGGTTAAGTTCAAGGCTAAAATCTGAAACGGCATTGATTAGTCGTATGAGCGAGGCATTGTCGGTTAAGTTTTCTTATTTATACCGCTATAACTCGCAACCAGAAGAAGGCAAGCTAAGCTACGATGCTGAAACAAGTGCCTCCTTAGTTTATTATTTTAATTGA
- a CDS encoding HI1450 family dsDNA-mimic protein, with amino-acid sequence MTYPAHLWTVEQATDNAYEVFLELAPDNLSEEDIIYFNMHREAAGFAEDNNPDESWSEFVEFEIEPELYLQVIIGLEFEDNDIEYARMLISLEKDAPFCHIIWKK; translated from the coding sequence ATGACTTACCCAGCGCATTTATGGACCGTAGAGCAAGCGACCGATAACGCTTATGAAGTGTTTTTGGAATTAGCACCGGATAACTTATCTGAAGAAGATATTATTTACTTTAATATGCATCGTGAAGCTGCAGGATTTGCTGAAGACAATAACCCTGATGAGTCGTGGTCTGAGTTTGTTGAATTTGAAATTGAACCTGAGCTTTATTTGCAGGTGATCATTGGTCTGGAATTTGAAGACAATGATATCGAGTATGCGCGGATGTTAATCAGTTTGGAAAAAGACGCGCCGTTTTGCCATATTATTTGGAAAAAGTGA